The Theobroma cacao cultivar B97-61/B2 chromosome 1, Criollo_cocoa_genome_V2, whole genome shotgun sequence genome contains the following window.
AAGAAGGCAATAGGGGTTGTTGCAGTCTTTCATCCTGAACGTATCAGGCAATGACTCCAGAGCCTCACAGTCATGGATTGTAAGGCACTCTAGTGTATAGGGCAAGCCCATCGCTGGAAAGCAAACAAATTTTTGGCAGCTTTCAATTCTGAGATCTTTAAGAGATGAGAAGCGGCATAGCCCTTGCTTTTCTCCGACCAAGGATACAAGCTCGGGACAATTCTTTAGTACTAAACTCTTTAGCCGAGGCAGTTTTTCTGATTCTGATCCATTCCACCAGAAACAGGTAAGTTCACTGCAACCTTCAATCTCTAGAACTTCAAGTTTCACCAAGGCCTTTGTAAGCTCTTCAGTTAAGCAGGCAAGGCCGGAAATTCTCTCCAATTTCAATTTGGTGATGGAGCTGTGATCAACCATACCTTTAAGGATTGCGTCACTACTGTCCGCAACATTCAATTCACCTAAGCATGGGAAGCTTAAAGGTGAATTTGTTAACACTGGGCACATTTGAACATCTAGTTTTACCAGAGAACAAAGGTTTCTAGGTAAGTTTCCAGTCAACTTAGGACAGTTGTGCAGTACAAGCTCACGAAGAAGAGGGAAAAGTTCAACATTACCAACAGATGAAATCCATTTCTTCCATTCTTTCATGTTCTCGAACCTCAAGAACTCCAAAGATGGAAAAGCCTTAACAAAAGGAAAACCCTTCCCGTAAAATTCAGGGCCCAAACTTGTCACCGCATGCATGCCTTTTATATTCAACTTTCTGAGCAAAGGTAGTCGCCCGAGTGATGGCAATGATGTGCAATTTATACAATCAGAGAGGTCTAGATGTTCTATTTTAGCAAAAGAAGGATTCCCAACCCAATAAGGGAACTCTCCAGCTCCATAATTTGAAATAGAAAGCCGCTGTAGATCTTTTGGAGGGCACAGTGACTCAAGGACCTGCAATTGGTTGGGTCCGTTTCTAGAGAGATTTAAATCATTGCTCCATTCCAGGGCTAACTCCTTCAAATCAAGCTTTTGCTTTAGATTGGCAACCCTTGCATCTTGAATATCCACCACGTTCTGCAGCCTTAGAATGGAGAGCTGACCTTGAAGAGACAAATTCTTTAAGTCTCTTAATGTCAGCCCACCAGCTTTCCCGATGATAAATTTGGGCAGTACCCGGAGACTATTCAAATTCCCTAGTCCTGATGGCATCTCTTGTAGCTTGGGAGTATCACTGATGTCAAGACGACGCAATTTAATCAATCTACTGGTTCCAACAGGCAAAGCAGTAAGTTCTCTGCAGTGttttagtattaatatttgtaAGTGGTGAAGATTACCAACTGACTCAGGGAGCAATCTTATTGCACTTCTAGACAAATTAAGGTACCGCAGATGCTTCAGATAACCGATCGAATTCGATAGGTCTCCAATGAAATAGCCACTCAAGGATAACACTCTTAAGCGTTTTAGTTTTGGCAGCAATTGGTGTAATACCTTACTACTTAGATAGCAATAGTCTCTCTGATGTAATATAGGCAATGCTAGGAATGACCTTACATCCTTTCTTTTGCTAAAGATTTCAAACCTCTGTGAGACGTTATATTGATGACGAATGAATGAGACATGGCGAGCCTTTTCAAAAGAATGTTGGCCATCATCAATCTGCACTTCATGCTCCATGTTAAAACACAAGTCCCCGGCAACAGATTGGGCAAGATCAATAATGAGGTCATGCATTACGAACAGCGATTTGTTATTATTCGACTGTTGAAAAAATGACCTTGATAGCAGATCAGAAAAGTACTCGCGGCCTATGTCTTCCGGTTGCTTATCCCCTTTCTGTTGCACCAAACCTGCTGCTATCCATAAAAGAACCAATTCATCTCTATCGAATTCGTGGCCCTTTGGAAACAGAGAGCAATAAGCAAAACATGGCTTCAAATGAGAAGGGAGGTGATGGTAACTCAATCTTAAATCAGAAAAAATGCCTCCTTTCTCTTCTGTTAAATCCCACATCTTGCTCCTGGATACAGCTTCCCACTCTTCGTAGGTCACCTTGTTGCGCAGGAGGCCTGCCAAGGTTTTTACTGCCAAAGGCAATCCCTTGCATTTCTTCACTATTTCTTTGCCAATATCGTTCAGATGTGGATGCCCGTCAAAGTTTTCTCTTCCCAGAGAATGGTGGGCTAAAACAGACAAACAATCATCATATGCCAACTCTTTTAACTGATAAGCAGGCAGGGTACCTGTCATTTTAGCAACGTTTTGATTGCGAGTCgtgatgatgattttgcttCCCGACTTGCCAACTTCCAAAGGGAGGATAAGGCTAGTCCAATCAACGTAGTTATCATGCCAAAAATCATCCAggacaaataaaattttcttcacaGATAGCTCCTCTTTCAGCTTGATATGAAGCAAGTTCAGGTCGTTGGTATCAGGAACTCCACCATTAACAGACTGTAAAATGGCTTTCATGACCTTTATGACATCGAAATCTTCTGAAACATAGATCCATGCTTTTGAGTCGAAAAACCCTGCGACTTTTTCGTCATTGTAAACCAGCTGAGCAAGAGTTGTCTTGCCAATTCCTCCCATTCCAACAATGGGAATCACTGGCACTTCAGCATCACTTGTTGTCTCCACCAGCAGCCGCTCAACTATGGCTTCCTTATCCTTTTCTCTGCCGTAAACATTGACTTCATTGACTAAACACGTTGTGGGCAATCTTTGATCCCTTGCCTTGTAGGCCCTTCCCTCAACATTCTCTCTTAATTCGAGGTCGCTCTTTTGTGTCGCAATCTCCTGCAGTCTAGCATCGATACCCTTTATCTTTGACCTCATCTTGACACTAAACGTGCCAGCACCCCatttaaaacaacttaaacTAGCAAGGTTGTGCCAGCATCTTACCGTTCTAACGCTGGTACGAGGTTGTGCTGTCAACTTGTGTTGCAAAGCTTCGTAGGCAAACTCGTCTAACACGTCCTCAACGTCGTAAGCCGAGTCTGTTAGCTCGGTCAACCAGAGTTTAACTGTCCTATCTGTCACTGGCTTCTCTCCTGCATCAGTGAGAACTGCGTTGATACTCAGCAGCGTCTTCTCCAACTTTCTGAGGTCAACATCAAGTTTCTCCTTCTTGGCAAAATATATCAAGTCAGAAGATTTAAACCTGCCAAGCAGCGCCACAAACATGGAAGTGAAAAAACCTTCTCCGATTGCAGCTAATGCTTCCATCAGGGATCATAAATATTTTGCAGAAACAAGTTAAAGGGGTTTAAGATTATAGTTAATAGAAATGAAACGAAGAGAGAGAATCCTCAGAAACAGAACAAGACCAGAGATTAGGATCAAAGTCAAGCACTAAGGTTTCTGTGCTAGTTCTTCTCTTTGCATTTACTGAAACCAAATTCTCTTCCTTCCTGAATCCTGGAAACTTTGCCTGTCAGGGATTTGGGAGGTCCCACAGGGAAATTGGCAGGGGTATTTCCTGATTGACTAAGTTTAAGGTCTTTATTGATTGAGGTTAACATCAGTACACTTCTCCCTGACCCCAAGCTTACACTAGTCGGCTGTACTAAAAAACAAAGAGGCAAAGGCCGACCAAAACAAAAGCAGAACTTCCCCCATTGGACTAATTTTTTTCcatctcttcttttcttctggTTTGTGGAAGAAGAGCGCTACTGGACTTGAGCTGGCGCAAATTTTCCACGGCTGTTTCCTGGTAAAAAATTACGTAGAGCAAAGAAATTATaggggaaaaatcaaagaagccACATTCCATCTTCTTATACAAGGCAAATACTATATGTTACAgcagagagaaaaaggaactGATACTAGAGAAATTTTGGGTCAATCTGGAGTCTGGAAAAGGAAAACCTTTTACTCTCCAGTCTTCCACCTGTTAAAAACTTTGTTTTCCTGATCACCATGCAAGTTTTATTGgcacactttttttttttttaaaccaaCTTGCATTCCTTTCTTTCCTGGAACATTGAATCAAGCTAAGAATTGAAGTCTGTAGAGTCAAATTGTTTCAAGATTTGAATGTTTGTTAGTAGAGTACTAAGTATCTTAATTGCAAGAAAACAcgaaagaaaagcaaaaaacgAGCAATACAACCTTGAAGTTGAGTGGTTGGTAATTATACTAATCACAAAGATGTTCTGCCTTTCTTTGGCCATTAATCAGAATCCATAACGAAATTCCATTGGAAGTTTTGCCTGGTCAAAATTGGAGGCCTAGCCTTAGCAACGGGGACCATGGGGTAAATATCAAATTCAGTCATTACCAGGAAATGACATAGTTTTTAAAAATGGTAGTGCTCAATGATGCATTAGTTTCTTTtcgaataaaaataaaaatatcctCTTGCTGCTGTGTTTTgtcttaaatatatatttttattatattacaaGAATCAAGCGTAGAAACGAGAAGAAGTTAATGTTgatgtattttcaaaattaaaagttatgtCATATTATAAAAACCTATCTTAACTTAAAAGTTATGTCACGTAAAGTTATATAGTGTGACTATTGGATTGTAGGTAGATTTTCATGTGAATGGTTATATCTTTTGGTAAAATGACattcaaaaattatgaaacaaattaaaaaaacaccataactcaaaagtttaaatatgaaaagttattttttcaaattataactcaaaaattatattttatgaaatgaatagTTGTAatgattattgaaacaatactTTTATCCAAAAGCTGTGTCCGgtaaaatgtaaaaatgtcTTTTAGAcaaaatagtattttaatgAAAGGATTGTGTCCTTAAATAAGAGATACTTGCAAATCTATATAAAAAGCTTGTTACCAACCATTTTAacacattaaataaaaaataatacaaaagtaaaaaaattaaaagtaagaAAAGTGTTGTGTTCTATTCAAGTAAACATTTGAGTTCCTATCAATTACAAAAGTATCCAAATTCATATATAATCTACTTGCTGTAAAAAGTAGACTTTAAGATCGAACAATTTTGCAAACCTTCGGTATATCTAGCAATCTACTCTCTTGCGGTCAATTCTTGTAAAATGTAAGACGAAGTTAAACATTGACTTCATTGTATCCCTACGCTCATTTGCATTATTTCCCTTTACAGATCGAGTGGTGAGGGTGAAATAAGTGTTAAAATAGCATCTATTGAAAGGCTCACcttaaagttaattttttcaattttttaaatttcatctaaatctgATTTGCACCAacaattaatttaatcattacaataattaatttgattattacAGTATGTTGCTTGATACCATAAGTAATTGTTTCAAGTCATGGGGTATATTCACAATGTAAATGAGGAACCATTTTTAACTAAACCTATGAAGCTATACTTATTTGACAAGATctagaaattaattttattaacaagATAAATAGAATGAATACATGATCTTTCCTAGAAGCTTGCATTCCTCGTTTTTGGTGAGGCATAAGGTAAGAAGCCTTGTTTCTTCTctggtgtgtgtgtatatatatcgGTGACTGCCTGTTTCAACCAAGAACCCTCCCTCcttccctctctctttctctctactCAAAAGAATTATAGTGTAGGTGTTCCTTTGCAGGCACTGCTTAGTTCCCCAGAGCCGCTTAAGTTTGCTTCCCAACCGGCAGCCTCCAGAAATGGGAGGAGAATTTTTGCTCAAGATCTGGGTCAACGCTCTCAAGGACTTTCATTACGATGTGGAGGATTTGCTTGATGAGTACTCCATCGAAACTCCACAGTGTAGGTGGAGCACAGAATGTCAAGAAAGCACTGCCGAGGTACGAAAACTTGTTTCTTGCTGTTATATTGAACTCGATCCAAGCCTTGTTATGTTCAGATCAAGGTTGCAGAAGTTAGTTTTGCTTATGGCTGAGACGGTGGTGGTCTTAAAAGGTTTTTGTTTGTGATTCCTAAAGCTGGTATGGCAAGAGTGGTGAAGAGAACTTTGATAGCTTTGGTTACGATAATGTGAAATTTAAGCCTTTCTTTGAACTGGAAAAGtttggaatttttttgtttgaggGACTTGATGTTGTTAGGGTAATTAAACCAGTTTCACTGTGAACGAGTTTTAGCTAATGATGTGTATGAATTGGATTTGCTTCAAGAGAGAGTAGAAGAAATTGTTAGAATGAAATCTTTCATAGTCCTAGGTGATATTTGTAATGAGAACTATAAGAATTGAATTCGCTTCCATGGTCGTGGTTCCTTCGAAGTAAGTTATGTGGGAAGTAAAACCACTGTCATGACCCTAAGATGTGTGTCCATGATTGAAAGTTCTGGGTTACCATTCGAAAGAAATGGGTAACATCAATCTTTGGGGAGAAGAAAATTTGATGATCAGCTGTTTATGAAAGTGatttaatttcaaagaaaTAGTGAACGGGTGCAAGTGTTTACCAATTGGTTACAATGCCTCTGACAGGTTTTGCAGCCAACGGCAAACACAATCTTTCCACCATATTTTCCTTGACAAAATGCCAACTGCATACTTTTATATTCAGATgctcatcaaaatttcttctCCCTGAGATAAGATGTCATTAATTTCTTTCGATTATGATGTAATTATATGACAGTAATTTTACTTCCTGAACAGCCTAGTACTTCAGAAGAAATACTGCAAAGAACCATTGGATTCTCATAGATAGTTTTCATTCCAAATATCATCTAGAACTATGAAAATTTCCTTTCAATCTCACTTGTAATGAATTCAGCTTATTGGCATTACAAGGCTTGGAACTCACCCATGGTAACAGTACTGTTTTCATGTCCCTAACAACATCAAATTCTtcagaaacaaaaatcaagcttTCAATACAAAGAAATGCTTAACTGTTAACATCATTGTTGTATATTTAGCAAGGGTTGTCTTCCCCACTCCTACCATATTATCTTGATATCGTCGGATACTTGATGATGACTCGAGGACTACTGGCTTCATCTCTGAACTTCTGGCTTTCAATTCAAGGGTTTTTTGCTCCTGAGATGTATCTCTAAACAATGGCTTCATCTGTACTTGTCTTTGattcaataaaattcttttttgctctttttttttccgtCCATTGTGAAATGGGGATTTGCATCCTATTGTTGTTAAGCACACAGATGCATGCACTTATCATCATATCAAATGCTTAGATGTTATATTTACcgttaaattaaacaaaaacagTAAAAGTAGGGATTGTCATGAAACATTACAAGGAAACTTGAGATGACAACATGTAATTTCTCCGGGACAATGCATCAATCAAAATGATGTTGTGATTGAAATTAGCTGTACAATTTAACAAATAGCCCTTTAAGCTATGTCTAGAGCATTTCTCTAACACAAGAACAAAGGTTTCATATCTCCCAGATGGTTCAAAAAACAGTAGAAAGAACCAAGACTTTTGCACATTTA
Protein-coding sequences here:
- the LOC18614658 gene encoding putative disease resistance protein At3g14460, which translates into the protein MHDLIIDLAQSVAGDLCFNMEHEVQIDDGQHSFEKARHVSFIRHQYNVSQRFEIFSKRKDVRSFLALPILHQRDYCYLSSKVLHQLLPKLKRLRVLSLSGYFIGDLSNSIGYLKHLRYLNLSRSAIRLLPESVGNLHHLQILILKHCRELTALPVGTSRLIKLRRLDISDTPKLQEMPSGLGNLNSLRVLPKFIIGKAGGLTLRDLKNLSLQGQLSILRLQNVVDIQDARVANLKQKLDLKELALEWSNDLNLSRNGPNQLQVLESLCPPKDLQRLSISNYGAGEFPYWVGNPSFAKIEHLDLSDCINCTSLPSLGRLPLLRKLNIKGMHAVTSLGPEFYGKGFPFVKAFPSLEFLRFENMKEWKKWISSVGNVELFPLLRELVLHNCPKLTGNLPRNLCSLVKLDVQMCPVLTNSPLSFPCLGELNVADSSDAILKGMVDHSSITKLKLERISGLACLTEELTKALVKLEVLEIEGCSELTCFWWNGSESEKLPRLKSLVLKNCPELVSLVGEKQGLCRFSSLKDLRIESCQKFVCFPAMGLPYTLECLTIHDCEALESLPDTFRMKDCNNPYCLLEELEIVRCPSLKSVPNGKLPLTLKRLSIVNCNNLQFLPDDNWNSASRLQYLCIEDCLALESFLESGLSIPNLETLHISNCSNLRSLPKQMQNVTSLRKLSLSVCMALESTPPGGLPPYITSLELRNCINLKKPMSVWGLDKLNCLTEIKIAGTCPAADMVSFPDEEGVMLPSTLTDLRMESLQNLESLSRGLESLTALEQLHIKDCRKLRYLPKTGLPASLGRLCISGCPVLQDKCKKDRGEYWPMISNIPCLEID
- the LOC108661458 gene encoding putative disease resistance RPP13-like protein 1, with amino-acid sequence MEALAAIGEGFFTSMFVALLGRFKSSDLIYFAKKEKLDVDLRKLEKTLLSINAVLTDAGEKPVTDRTVKLWLTELTDSAYDVEDVLDEFAYEALQHKLTAQPRTSVRTVRCWHNLASLSCFKWGAGTFSVKMRSKIKGIDARLQEIATQKSDLELRENVEGRAYKARDQRLPTTCLVNEVNVYGREKDKEAIVERLLVETTSDAEVPVIPIVGMGGIGKTTLAQLVYNDEKVAGFFDSKAWIYVSEDFDVIKVMKAILQSVNGGVPDTNDLNLLHIKLKEELSVKKILFVLDDFWHDNYVDWTSLILPLEVGKSGSKIIITTRNQNVAKMTGTLPAYQLKELAYDDCLSVLAHHSLGRENFDGHPHLNDIGKEIVKKCKGLPLAVKTLAGLLRNKVTYEEWEAVSRSKMWDLTEEKGGIFSDLRLSYHHLPSHLKPCFAYCSLFPKGHEFDRDELVLLWIAAGLVQQKGDKQPEDIGRDRIITNRCS